One stretch of Portunus trituberculatus isolate SZX2019 chromosome 23, ASM1759143v1, whole genome shotgun sequence DNA includes these proteins:
- the LOC123507737 gene encoding ribonuclease H1-like isoform X1, translating into MTRPSLSRVFAALQLGIARKKMPFYAVARGNKPGIYQTWAECQESINGYARARYKKFATEAEAKEFVQENSLTCPTVDRRETSKKAEDNGAPPSSRTHNEGSLSPTLLEMKTSMKCLQKDLSELRTRFESYIQDRSGTARSKPLPPSSAPVQKRKHESESEEEGDEDRPSSSKKLNAEGKEGDKTKFKVDSDGFLIVYTDGSCWMNGKQGAKAGMGVFFGQDHPLNVAEPIKGRPTNNNAEIQAATCALELAKSAGFSKVAVHTDSQFMIDCASSWMKNWKKKGWVKSDGQPVKNKEELMVLDSAMDDLAVKWVHVKAHAGHEGNEEADKLARQGGKQYKSEA; encoded by the exons ATGACTCGGCCGTCCCTCAGTCGAGTCTTTGCCGCCCTCCAGCTTGGTATAGCCCGCAAGAAAATGCCTTTTTACGCCGTTGCCAGGGGAAACAAACCCGGAATTTACCAAACCTG GGCTGAATGTCAGGAAAGCATCAATGGCTACGCTCGTGCTCGCTACAAGAAATTCGCCACAGAAGCTGAAGCAAAGGAGTTTGTGCAGGAGAATTCCCTCACCTGCCCTACAGTGGACCGGCGGGAGACATCCAAGAAGGCTGAGGACAATGGAGCTCCACCCTCCAGCC GCACCCATAATGAAGGCAGCTTGAGCCCCACCCTGCTGGAGATGAAGACCTCCATGAAGTGCCTACAGAAGGACCTATCAGAGCTGAGGACACGCTTTGAGTCTTATATTCAAGACCGCAGTGGCACTGCCCGTTCtaagcctctccctccctcctcagctCCAGTGCAGAAGAGGAAGCATGAAAGTGagtcggaggaggagggggatgaggacCGGCCATCAAGCTCCAAGAAGCTGAATGCCGAGGGTAAAGAAGGAGACAAGACCAAGTTTAAGGTGGACAGTGATGGCTTCCTCATCGTATACACGGACGGGTCATGTTGGATGAATGGCAAGCAAGGCGCCAAGGCAGGCATGGGTGTCTTCTTTGGCCAGGACCATCCCTT GAATGTAGCTGAGCCAATAAAGGGACGACCCACCAACAACAATGCGGAGATTCAGGCAGCCACATGTGCTCTGGAGTTGGCAAAATCAGCAG GCTTTTCCAAGGTTGCTGTGCACACTGACTCCCAGTTTATGATTGATTGTGCCTCCTCCTGGATGAAGAACTGGAAAAAGAAGGGCTGGGTGAAGTCTGATGGTCAGCCAgtgaagaacaaggaggaactAATGGTTTtggactctgcaatggatgaTTTGGCTGTGAAGTGG GTCCATGTGAAGGCTCATGCAGGACACGAGGGCAATGAGGAGGCAGACAAGCTGGCTCGGCAAGGAGGGAAACAGTACAAAAGTGAAGCCTGA
- the LOC123507844 gene encoding uncharacterized protein LOC123507844 has translation MVDVKWALVVAVAVVMMVQVAGLTEYCTYQDDVSNPPSKPDVALQYTAKTEYVQDATGIGGVNITLVLYDEWVYDAPRNRIALRRYNKHAKKLHLMDWNTKQMLIMKASKEAGRFEDCIVNPISEALVYFPAIYGTGAELSPAHIPDPGVPLGIFNWTIAKYKGNYGRRSISSYRWEWCGLTEYEAEMGTDKISMATFWSVPGWKLPIPTHENLSVPLGWEIIKWGKDVNDFHSTTSTNIMSFEPDLVDESAFLIPDDVYCPYMIPKADHSFPDHSDQHFFSFSLEFREMDSKTFNWADAWYDFSKKLYRVDHDVALPDGSTRASTASTNTTTTTMLLDYNDGVAFELAPGSSEECHVYLISGAPDDWSDLTGLTHLWGDTPNAFFGTDLTNYSYYGPGVDRFMETDGWRGLRSDWPPNAVETNHSGMLWQWDFTNKNVTVITDFGNHIFVEKAVPVGVRITAQKAINTTEGVIPKGYSIMYSLYDFEVSPVGKSVEFDGVRTFDAYQCFSANWRDNLRFKLDVSSWPEVINKTLLTSVYLNEYWQVTLANHGKVSPFRITRVQTIVEETSEVWVEFTLLYRHWQIGQLNSTIFRNMTTGAKARTYLTSAVNNGDIQYVGEKPNEALFELKAVPGSLTVVAEPNCTTTTSTSTSTSTTSTTTTTVATASTPTTKPGHTTTPHHKTTPTTTPANVETTTTPGGDGGGGGGQTLYTPGDLAGLGIGMLLMGFAFGAGGTFLVVVKGVHHTILGLCSKE, from the exons ATGGTTGATGTGAAATGGgcattggtggtggcggtggcggtggtgatgatggtacaGGTGGCAGGATTAACGGAATATTGTACTTATCAAGATGATGTTT CCAACCCACCATCAAAGCCTGACGTGGCCCTGCAATACACCGCCAAGACAGAATATGTGCAGGATGCGACGGGAATTGGCGGGGTGAACATCActctag tTTTGTATGATGAGTGGGTCTATGATGCTCCGAGGAACCGAATTGCTCTTCGCAGGTATAACAAACATGCCAAGAAACTTCACCTCATGGACTGGAACACCAAACAGATGCTTATCATGAAGGCGtcaaaggaag CGGGCAGATTTGAGGACTGCATTGTGAATCCCATAAGCGAAGCCTTGGTGTACTTCCCTGCGATCTACGGGACTGGTGCTGAACTGTCCCCTGCGCACATTCCTGACCCCGGCGTGCCTCTgggtatcttcaactggaccaTCGCAAAGTACAAA GGGAACTACGGCAGGCGCTCCATTTCAAGTTACCGTTGGGAGTGGTGCGGACTGACGGAATACGAGGCAGAGATGGGCACAGATAAGATATCCATGGCTACTTTCTGGAGTg TTCCCGGATGGAAGCTACCCATACCCACTCATGAGAACCTGTCAGTGCCCCTGGGTTGGGAGATAATCAAGTGGGGCAAGGACGTTAATGACTTCCATTCCACAACAAGCACCAATATTATGTCTTTCGAGCCGGATCTTGTTGACGAGTCGGCCTTCTTG ATCCCCGATGATGTGTACTGTCCCTACATGATACCCAAAGCAGACCACTCGTTCCCAGACCACTCCGACcaacacttcttttccttcagcctGGAATTCAGAGAGATGGACTCCAAAACCTTCAACTGGGCTGAC GCTTGGTATGACTTCTCCAAGAAACTGTACCGTGTGGATCATGATGTGGCTCTACCAGATGGCAGCACCCGCGCCTCCACGGcaagcaccaacaccaccaccaccaccatgctacTAGATTACAACGACG GCGTGGCTTTCGAGCTTGCACCAGGATCTTCTGAGGAGTGTCATGTCTACTTGATAAGCGGAGCCCCTGATGACTGGTCTGATCTGACGGGCTTGACTCATCTCTGGGGCGATACTCCAAACGCCTTCTTCGGGACTGACCTCACCAACTACTCTTACTACGGCCCGGG GGTGGACCGCTTCATGGAGACCGATGGCTGGCGGGGACTGAGATCAGACTGGCCGCCCAATGCAGTGGAGACTAACCACAGTGGCATGTTGTGGCAATGGGACTTCACTAAC aaAAATGTCACTGTTATAACAGATTTCGGAAACCACATTTTTGTAGAGAAAGCAGTGCCTGTCGGAGTGCGCATCACCGCCCAgaag gcaATCAACACGACGGAGGGAGTAATACCAAAGGGCTACTCCATCATGTACTCCTTGTATGACTTCGAGGTCTCGCCTGTGGGTAAGAGTGTGGAGTTCGATGGTGTGAGGACCTTCGATGCTTACCAGTGTTTCTCCGCCAATTGGAGAGACAACCTAAGATTCAAACTGGAcg TGTCCTCATGGCCTGAGGTGATTAACAAGACCCTGCTCACCTCCGTCTACCTTAATGAGTACTGGCAGGTCACCTTGGCGAACCATGGAAAGGTGTCACCGTTCAGGATTACTCGGGTACAG ACTATTGTCGAGGAAACAAGCGAAGTATGGGTGGAATTTACCTTGCTGTACCGTCATTGGCAAATCGGCCAGCTCAACTCAACAATCTTCAGAAACATGACGACTGGAGCAAAGGCGAGGACTTATCTGACGTCAGCGGTGAACAACGGTGACATCCAGTACGTGGGAGAAAAACCGAATGAAGCG CTCTTCGAGCTCAAGGCAGTACCTGGTTCACTCACTGTAGTTGCTGAGCcgaactgcaccaccaccaccagcaccagcaccagcaccagcaccactagcaccaccacaaccaccgtcGCCACTGCCTCTACGCCCACTACCAAGCCTGGCCACACGACGACCCCgcaccacaaaaccacacccACAACAACCCCTGCAA ATGTTGAGACGACTACTACACCGGGaggagacggtggtggtggtggtggacagacgCTGTACactccag GAGATCTCGCAGGGCTTGGAATCGGCATGTTACTGATGGGGTTTGCCTTCGGCGCCGGCGGCACCTtcctagtggtggtgaagggcgtGCACCACACCATCCTAGGCCTGTGCTCCAAGGAATGA
- the LOC123507737 gene encoding ribonuclease H1-like isoform X2, with amino-acid sequence MTRPSLSRVFAALQLGIARKKMPFYAVARGNKPGIYQTWAECQESINGYARARYKKFATEAEAKEFVQENSLTCPTVDRRETSKKAEDNGAPPSSPPVQKRKHESESEEEGDEDRPSSSKKLNAEGKEGDKTKFKVDSDGFLIVYTDGSCWMNGKQGAKAGMGVFFGQDHPLNVAEPIKGRPTNNNAEIQAATCALELAKSAGFSKVAVHTDSQFMIDCASSWMKNWKKKGWVKSDGQPVKNKEELMVLDSAMDDLAVKWVHVKAHAGHEGNEEADKLARQGGKQYKSEA; translated from the exons ATGACTCGGCCGTCCCTCAGTCGAGTCTTTGCCGCCCTCCAGCTTGGTATAGCCCGCAAGAAAATGCCTTTTTACGCCGTTGCCAGGGGAAACAAACCCGGAATTTACCAAACCTG GGCTGAATGTCAGGAAAGCATCAATGGCTACGCTCGTGCTCGCTACAAGAAATTCGCCACAGAAGCTGAAGCAAAGGAGTTTGTGCAGGAGAATTCCCTCACCTGCCCTACAGTGGACCGGCGGGAGACATCCAAGAAGGCTGAGGACAATGGAGCTCCACCCTCCAGCC ctCCAGTGCAGAAGAGGAAGCATGAAAGTGagtcggaggaggagggggatgaggacCGGCCATCAAGCTCCAAGAAGCTGAATGCCGAGGGTAAAGAAGGAGACAAGACCAAGTTTAAGGTGGACAGTGATGGCTTCCTCATCGTATACACGGACGGGTCATGTTGGATGAATGGCAAGCAAGGCGCCAAGGCAGGCATGGGTGTCTTCTTTGGCCAGGACCATCCCTT GAATGTAGCTGAGCCAATAAAGGGACGACCCACCAACAACAATGCGGAGATTCAGGCAGCCACATGTGCTCTGGAGTTGGCAAAATCAGCAG GCTTTTCCAAGGTTGCTGTGCACACTGACTCCCAGTTTATGATTGATTGTGCCTCCTCCTGGATGAAGAACTGGAAAAAGAAGGGCTGGGTGAAGTCTGATGGTCAGCCAgtgaagaacaaggaggaactAATGGTTTtggactctgcaatggatgaTTTGGCTGTGAAGTGG GTCCATGTGAAGGCTCATGCAGGACACGAGGGCAATGAGGAGGCAGACAAGCTGGCTCGGCAAGGAGGGAAACAGTACAAAAGTGAAGCCTGA